The following are encoded in a window of Haloarcula laminariae genomic DNA:
- a CDS encoding Vms1/Ankzf1 family peptidyl-tRNA hydrolase, which translates to MLDRLLGRASLKERVAELEETNRHLERQLEAEEERRAEASTARQRAEQRENRLEDRVAELEDRVERLQSADGAAGDREAERLHGARVREVLDRLASFETEREGVFTAYVAGEHDVPDAVREAFGDRSETVAGAAPCLAVTDDAGLLSACLSVPAPPEPFAGWDDHVQFERSWFEPAGEHTVALVRSDLFALGEYDGRERTAFHGFDSELKSQHSKGGFSQSRFERLRDQQIASHVDRCRAAIDEVDPERLYVVGEGSVIHKFDERAAVTKAVDATGDPEAALSDAVRSLWTVRLVVP; encoded by the coding sequence ATGCTTGACCGGCTGCTGGGGCGCGCGTCGCTGAAGGAGCGCGTCGCCGAGCTCGAAGAGACAAATCGCCACCTCGAACGCCAGCTCGAAGCGGAGGAGGAGCGCCGCGCCGAGGCGTCGACGGCTCGCCAGCGGGCCGAGCAGCGGGAGAACCGACTGGAGGACCGCGTCGCCGAGCTGGAGGACCGCGTCGAGCGCCTGCAGTCGGCCGACGGCGCCGCCGGGGACCGCGAGGCCGAACGCCTCCACGGGGCGCGTGTCCGCGAAGTCCTCGACCGGCTGGCGTCGTTCGAGACCGAGCGGGAGGGCGTCTTCACCGCCTACGTGGCCGGCGAGCACGACGTGCCCGACGCGGTCCGCGAGGCCTTCGGCGACCGGAGCGAAACCGTCGCCGGCGCCGCCCCGTGCCTCGCGGTCACCGACGACGCGGGGCTGCTGTCGGCCTGCCTCTCGGTGCCCGCGCCACCCGAACCGTTCGCGGGCTGGGACGACCACGTCCAGTTCGAGCGGTCGTGGTTCGAACCCGCCGGCGAACACACCGTCGCCCTGGTCCGCTCGGACCTGTTCGCGCTCGGGGAGTACGACGGCCGCGAGCGGACGGCGTTTCACGGCTTCGACTCCGAACTCAAGAGCCAGCACTCGAAGGGCGGCTTCTCCCAGTCCCGGTTCGAGCGCCTGCGCGACCAGCAGATAGCCAGCCACGTCGACCGCTGTCGGGCCGCCATCGACGAGGTCGACCCCGAGCGGCTGTACGTCGTCGGCGAGGGGTCGGTCATCCACAAGTTCGACGAGCGCGCGGCGGTGACGAAGGCGGTCGATGCGACCGGCGACCCGGAAGCAGCGCTTTCCGACGCCGTGCGGTCGCTGTGGACCGTGCGGCTGGTCGTGCCGTGA
- a CDS encoding DUF5802 family protein: MFEQFSRGYYLGRLYVEPREGGAAMCRDQHERVNQQLYGDEGVTRTDMPLVMKLGRRHFPVRGDEEVPADTLAVPEAVLESADIRNPPSLSEVFLAKADHAAQLLSVADTADAVPDSAV; the protein is encoded by the coding sequence ATGTTCGAACAGTTCTCACGCGGCTACTACCTCGGCCGCCTCTACGTGGAGCCACGCGAGGGCGGGGCCGCGATGTGTCGGGACCAGCACGAGCGAGTGAACCAGCAGTTGTACGGCGACGAGGGGGTAACACGGACAGACATGCCCCTGGTGATGAAGCTGGGCCGGCGTCACTTCCCCGTCCGCGGGGACGAGGAGGTGCCGGCGGACACGCTCGCGGTCCCCGAGGCGGTCCTGGAGTCCGCCGACATCCGGAACCCGCCCAGCCTCAGCGAGGTGTTCCTCGCGAAGGCCGACCACGCGGCCCAGCTGCTGTCGGTCGCGGACACGGCCGACGCGGTGCCCGACAGCGCGGTGTAG
- a CDS encoding DUF1405 domain-containing protein: protein MDKRGPLPRTYARYYLENAPSLVWLVVVNAVAVLVGVRYYVETMPGVSTFLWPLYADSPTALFLMTLSLVTLWPALGGSLDDMPMNRPLAYLHTIALVWLVKMGVWTVVALNLGFDVYFPALWAYFGIIVTHVGFVAEGALVPHYARTTRGALATALVLALANDVLDYGFGYYPPLRYDPGPALVVATVALSVGSVALAARWLPRLDESGV, encoded by the coding sequence ATGGACAAGCGGGGACCGCTCCCACGGACGTACGCGCGATACTACTTGGAGAACGCGCCGAGCCTGGTGTGGCTGGTCGTCGTCAACGCCGTGGCCGTCCTCGTCGGAGTCCGCTACTACGTCGAGACGATGCCCGGCGTCTCGACCTTTCTCTGGCCGCTGTACGCCGACTCGCCGACCGCCCTGTTCCTCATGACGCTGTCGCTGGTGACGCTGTGGCCGGCTCTCGGTGGCTCGCTGGACGACATGCCGATGAACCGCCCGCTGGCCTACCTCCACACCATCGCCCTGGTGTGGCTGGTGAAAATGGGCGTCTGGACGGTCGTCGCGCTGAACCTCGGGTTCGACGTGTACTTCCCCGCGCTGTGGGCCTACTTCGGGATTATCGTCACGCACGTCGGCTTCGTCGCCGAGGGGGCCTTAGTCCCACACTACGCGCGGACGACCCGCGGCGCGCTGGCGACGGCGCTGGTCCTGGCGCTTGCCAACGACGTGCTGGACTACGGCTTCGGCTACTACCCGCCGCTGCGCTACGACCCCGGCCCCGCGCTCGTCGTCGCCACCGTGGCCCTGTCGGTCGGTTCGGTGGCACTGGCGGCCCGTTGGTTGCCCCGACTCGACGAGAGCGGTGTATAA
- a CDS encoding ArsR/SmtB family transcription factor, with protein sequence MDSAELLDLLGNANRRRILRLLAHKPCYVTEISEYLGVSPKAVIDHLKKLEAAGMVDSRTDDQRRKYFSIARNLRLEVRVSPYEFGTKSAYPSNTGLDISTCRHLSIEVEDEDGGDLRDMARQLARLEQLENELSLAQRWVQGRVTDIRDRFDDAVEDGEGRLYAELVSALTPGPASVQSLAREIEAPPELVEKALGDLADEGVVERTDDGWQLR encoded by the coding sequence ATGGACTCCGCCGAGTTGCTCGACTTGCTTGGAAACGCCAACCGCCGGCGGATTCTGCGCCTGCTCGCGCACAAGCCCTGCTACGTCACCGAGATAAGCGAGTATCTCGGCGTCAGCCCGAAAGCCGTCATCGACCACCTCAAGAAGCTGGAGGCGGCGGGGATGGTCGACTCGCGGACCGACGACCAGCGACGGAAGTACTTCTCTATCGCGCGGAACCTCCGGCTCGAGGTCCGCGTCTCGCCGTACGAGTTCGGGACCAAGAGCGCCTACCCGTCCAACACTGGGCTCGACATCTCCACGTGTCGGCACCTCTCCATCGAAGTGGAGGACGAGGACGGCGGCGACCTCCGGGACATGGCCCGACAGCTCGCGCGGCTCGAACAGCTGGAAAACGAGCTGTCGCTGGCACAGCGATGGGTCCAGGGCCGAGTGACCGACATCCGCGACCGGTTCGACGACGCCGTCGAGGACGGCGAGGGACGGCTGTACGCGGAGCTCGTGAGCGCGCTCACCCCCGGTCCGGCGTCCGTACAGTCGCTGGCCCGCGAGATTGAGGCCCCGCCGGAACTCGTCGAGAAGGCACTCGGTGACCTGGCCGACGAGGGCGTCGTCGAGCGGACCGACGACGGCTGGCAGCTGCGTTAG
- the gatD gene encoding Glu-tRNA(Gln) amidotransferase subunit GatD, translating to MNAGDRVRVDRADQRYEGVLLPSSTDDHLVVKLDGGYNVGIDRDAASVDVLESDVYDVESAQDEEASSEIEFDDDLPTVSLISTGGTIASTVDYRTGAVTAQFDAEDVLRAVPDLAGMANYRGRVVANILSENMTPDVWQDLASAIRDEIEAGADGVVVMHGTDTMQFTASAMAFMLDTPVPIVFTGSQRSADRPSSDNVMNAVSAVEAAKSDCAEVLVCMHETEADDRCALHRGTRVRKNHTSRRDAFETVGAKPLGVVDYDTDGESAVSFRREYESRGEAELALHDDLATDVELVKFTPGMDPGLLEAAAEGSDGLVIEGTGLGHVNTDWISVIEDLDIPVVMTSQCLEGRVCDRVYDTGRDLLDAGVVEGEDMLPGTAKVKLMWALANSDDAADTMATPLAGEIQQRSTPWL from the coding sequence ATGAACGCAGGCGACCGGGTCCGCGTCGACCGCGCGGACCAGCGCTACGAGGGCGTCTTGCTCCCCTCCAGCACGGACGACCACCTCGTGGTCAAGCTCGACGGGGGGTACAACGTGGGTATCGACCGCGACGCCGCGAGCGTCGACGTACTCGAGTCCGACGTCTACGACGTCGAGAGCGCACAGGACGAGGAGGCGAGTTCGGAGATAGAGTTCGACGACGACCTCCCGACGGTGTCGCTCATCTCGACCGGCGGGACCATCGCCTCGACCGTCGACTACCGCACCGGCGCGGTGACGGCACAGTTCGACGCCGAGGACGTCCTCCGGGCGGTACCGGACCTGGCGGGGATGGCCAACTACCGGGGCCGGGTCGTCGCCAACATCCTCTCGGAGAACATGACTCCGGACGTGTGGCAGGACCTCGCGAGCGCCATCCGCGACGAAATCGAGGCCGGGGCCGACGGCGTCGTCGTCATGCACGGCACCGACACGATGCAGTTCACCGCCTCGGCGATGGCTTTCATGCTCGATACGCCGGTCCCCATCGTCTTCACCGGCAGCCAGCGGTCGGCCGACCGCCCCTCTTCGGACAACGTGATGAACGCCGTCTCGGCCGTCGAGGCGGCCAAAAGCGACTGCGCGGAGGTGCTGGTCTGTATGCACGAGACCGAGGCCGACGACCGCTGTGCGCTCCACCGGGGCACCCGCGTCCGGAAGAACCACACCTCCCGCCGGGACGCCTTCGAGACGGTGGGCGCAAAGCCCCTGGGCGTCGTCGACTACGACACCGACGGCGAGAGCGCAGTGTCGTTCCGCCGGGAGTACGAGTCCCGCGGCGAGGCGGAGCTGGCGCTGCACGACGACCTGGCGACCGACGTGGAGCTCGTGAAGTTCACGCCGGGGATGGACCCCGGACTGCTGGAAGCCGCCGCCGAGGGAAGCGACGGGCTGGTAATCGAGGGGACCGGCCTGGGCCACGTCAACACCGACTGGATATCGGTCATCGAGGACCTCGATATCCCCGTCGTGATGACCAGCCAGTGTCTCGAAGGCCGGGTGTGTGACCGCGTCTACGACACGGGCCGCGACCTGCTCGACGCCGGCGTCGTCGAGGGCGAGGACATGCTGCCCGGCACCGCGAAGGTCAAGCTGATGTGGGCGCTCGCAAACAGCGACGACGCCGCCGACACGATGGCGACGCCGCTGGCCGGCGAGATCCAGCAGCGGTCGACGCCGTGGCTCTGA
- a CDS encoding potassium channel family protein, with amino-acid sequence MASLPVEILLGIYLGLLVGVIPALVSWALGFTFKYFTGVSIPGLGVVVLAIALAGVSGGLLALADKSITSAPNAERVVTAILLVGMVSLYAHSKGDKMGAEFPRRLSLRGLRDKRLSADVVELVGGRDEVRIRVAGDVADMEGYPPLPESLRAEIRDGEWTFPVDLRIGELEARLEERLQTEFDLGDVAVSIDEKGRATVVAAPPFSGLSKRITDGRHAVSVDALLPTGLARNDEVTVLTPDAEVRGTVISGRTKDAEKGVEKAAETPDPPSVADADAPPAAVRAPTTTGGEGRLTVAVNRTDAGPLLRADSAKVIVEPRGTRREYELISLLRRAGNRFRRVTLDAESELAGSTLRAARVRESYGIAVLAVRKPGGWRLAPRGDTELVAGEELYVVGTRDALDAFEEVAR; translated from the coding sequence ATGGCTTCCCTCCCCGTCGAGATTCTGCTGGGCATCTATCTGGGGCTGCTCGTTGGCGTCATCCCGGCGCTGGTCTCGTGGGCCCTGGGATTTACGTTCAAGTACTTCACCGGGGTCTCCATCCCCGGGCTCGGTGTCGTCGTCCTCGCCATCGCGCTGGCCGGCGTCAGCGGCGGCCTGCTGGCCCTTGCCGACAAGTCCATCACGTCGGCGCCCAACGCCGAGCGCGTCGTCACCGCCATCCTCCTGGTCGGGATGGTGTCGCTGTACGCCCACAGCAAGGGCGACAAGATGGGCGCGGAGTTCCCGCGGCGGCTCTCGCTGCGGGGACTGCGGGACAAGCGCCTCTCGGCCGACGTGGTGGAGCTGGTCGGTGGGCGCGACGAGGTCCGGATTCGCGTGGCCGGCGACGTGGCCGACATGGAGGGGTATCCGCCCCTGCCGGAGTCGCTGCGGGCCGAGATACGCGACGGGGAGTGGACCTTCCCCGTCGACCTCCGCATCGGCGAACTCGAAGCGCGACTCGAGGAGCGCCTGCAGACGGAGTTCGACCTCGGCGACGTGGCCGTCAGTATCGACGAGAAGGGGCGGGCGACCGTCGTCGCCGCGCCGCCGTTCTCGGGGCTCTCGAAGCGAATCACCGACGGCCGCCACGCGGTGTCGGTCGACGCCCTGCTCCCGACCGGGCTCGCCCGCAACGACGAGGTGACGGTGCTGACGCCCGACGCCGAGGTGCGGGGGACCGTCATCAGTGGACGGACGAAAGACGCCGAGAAAGGCGTCGAGAAAGCCGCCGAGACGCCTGACCCGCCGTCAGTGGCCGACGCCGACGCGCCGCCGGCGGCCGTGCGGGCACCGACGACGACCGGCGGCGAGGGCCGGCTGACCGTCGCGGTGAACCGGACCGACGCGGGACCGCTCCTGCGGGCCGACAGCGCGAAGGTAATCGTCGAACCCCGGGGCACCCGCCGCGAGTACGAACTCATCTCCCTGCTGCGTCGCGCCGGCAACCGCTTCCGGCGAGTGACCCTCGACGCCGAGAGCGAACTCGCCGGCAGTACGCTCCGCGCGGCGCGCGTCCGCGAGAGCTACGGCATCGCGGTCCTGGCCGTCCGGAAACCGGGCGGCTGGCGGCTGGCACCCCGGGGCGACACCGAACTCGTGGCCGGCGAGGAGCTGTACGTCGTCGGGACGAGGGACGCGCTGGACGCGTTCGAGGAGGTGGCCCGATGA
- a CDS encoding TrkA C-terminal domain-containing protein produces MTLLQVNWAISDPVILAAQLVGTGVAAAAAAALVALVYRWYVRERVPTGLGVLFGLTVVTAYLGTKGALGAVISDPGSQSAILRSSDVLPNLAAFALGALGSSVGIRVGDVVGTDLFAATGGRTVDADVSEIVQTVGRVTSVKLPEDVDDIVGYDPMPAATKQTFAGKRFLFPRRLTKTELRERLVSRLKTDYGVGHVDLELEDDGTVEYIAVGSRAAGIGPTLPPATNAVAVRADPAHAASSGDLVQVWDTDPAERVLTGELRGVAGDVVTIAVDADDTSKLDPTREYKLVTLPVQDRPDREFASLLRAADETMGTIAVPAGSELVGTPVGELGVTVAAITGPDRQPEPIPSRDRVLDDGDVVYAIATPEALRRVEAAAGRTRPPEVADAATDESGATDGDLVGDSAGGDDAELTDEDARN; encoded by the coding sequence ATGACCCTCCTGCAGGTCAACTGGGCGATCAGCGACCCGGTGATACTCGCCGCACAGCTGGTCGGCACCGGGGTCGCCGCCGCGGCGGCCGCCGCCCTCGTCGCTCTCGTCTACCGCTGGTACGTCCGCGAGCGGGTCCCGACGGGGCTGGGCGTCCTCTTCGGGCTGACCGTCGTGACGGCGTATCTGGGGACCAAGGGCGCGCTGGGCGCCGTCATCTCTGACCCGGGGTCACAGAGCGCCATCCTCCGGTCGAGCGACGTGTTGCCGAACCTCGCCGCCTTCGCGCTGGGGGCGCTGGGCTCCTCGGTCGGCATCCGCGTGGGCGACGTCGTCGGGACGGACCTCTTTGCCGCGACCGGCGGCCGGACCGTCGACGCCGACGTGAGCGAAATCGTCCAGACTGTCGGTCGGGTCACCTCGGTGAAGCTCCCGGAGGACGTCGACGATATCGTCGGCTACGACCCGATGCCGGCGGCGACGAAACAGACGTTCGCGGGCAAGCGGTTCCTCTTCCCCCGCCGGCTGACGAAGACCGAACTCAGAGAGCGCCTCGTCAGCCGGCTCAAGACCGACTACGGCGTGGGCCACGTCGACCTCGAACTCGAGGACGACGGCACCGTCGAGTACATCGCCGTCGGCTCGCGGGCCGCCGGTATCGGCCCCACGCTTCCGCCGGCGACCAACGCCGTCGCAGTGCGGGCCGACCCGGCCCACGCCGCCAGCTCGGGCGACCTCGTGCAGGTGTGGGACACCGACCCCGCCGAACGGGTGTTGACCGGCGAACTGCGCGGTGTCGCGGGCGACGTGGTCACCATCGCCGTCGACGCGGACGACACGTCGAAGCTCGACCCGACCCGGGAGTACAAACTGGTGACGCTCCCCGTCCAGGACCGTCCCGACCGGGAGTTCGCCTCCCTGCTCCGGGCCGCCGACGAGACGATGGGGACTATCGCCGTCCCCGCGGGCAGCGAACTCGTCGGCACGCCCGTCGGCGAGCTCGGCGTGACTGTCGCGGCCATCACCGGGCCGGACAGACAGCCGGAGCCGATTCCCTCGCGGGACAGAGTGCTCGACGACGGCGACGTGGTCTACGCCATCGCGACGCCGGAGGCGCTCCGACGGGTCGAGGCGGCCGCAGGCCGGACGCGGCCGCCCGAGGTAGCCGACGCGGCCACGGACGAGTCGGGCGCGACCGACGGCGACCTCGTCGGGGACAGCGCCGGCGGAGACGACGCCGAACTGACCGACGAGGACGCGCGGAACTGA
- a CDS encoding ubiquitin-like small modifier protein 1, whose translation MEWKLFAHLRDAAGDETVSVDVEPGATVGEALAALVETEPALRAALFEDGDLADHIRLLVDGEDAFADAAGLETVVTEETELALFPPVSGG comes from the coding sequence ATGGAGTGGAAACTGTTCGCGCACCTCCGCGACGCCGCCGGCGACGAGACGGTCAGTGTCGATGTCGAGCCCGGCGCGACCGTCGGGGAGGCCCTCGCCGCGCTGGTCGAGACCGAGCCGGCGCTGCGAGCGGCGCTGTTCGAGGACGGCGACCTGGCCGACCACATCCGCCTGCTGGTCGACGGCGAGGACGCCTTCGCCGACGCGGCGGGGCTGGAGACGGTCGTGACCGAGGAGACCGAGTTAGCGCTGTTTCCCCCGGTCAGCGGCGGCTGA
- the icd gene encoding isocitrate dehydrogenase (NADP(+)) — translation MGYDYDKVDVPDEGQQIEVTDDDELDVPENPIIPIIHGDGIGTDVGPAAQKVLEAAAEATGRDISWMRVYAGSSAREMYDENLPDDTVEAIKEFNVAIKGPLTTPVGAGFRSLNVALRKTLDLYANVRPTYHLDGVPSPVKNPGEMDMVTFRENTEDVYAGIEWEAGTDEVQEVKEFVEEDMGYDSTIHDGPVGIGIKPITEYGTKRLVREAIDYAIEEDRDSVTLVHKGNIMKFTEGAFRDWGYEVAEEEYDDSVITEDELWEEYDGEAPEGTLVVNDRIADNMLQQLLTRTDEYDVIATMNLNGDYMSDAAGAQIGGLGIAPGANFGEARCLAEPVHGSAPKYAGENKVNPTAMILSGRLMLEYMGWKDAGQLVRDAVEETISSGKVTYDLERQIEGGEKLSTSEYAEAVVENIEKLA, via the coding sequence ATGGGCTACGACTACGACAAAGTGGACGTCCCGGACGAGGGACAGCAGATTGAAGTGACAGACGACGACGAACTCGACGTTCCCGAGAACCCGATTATACCTATCATCCACGGGGACGGTATCGGGACGGACGTGGGCCCGGCCGCCCAGAAGGTCCTCGAAGCGGCCGCCGAGGCCACCGGTCGTGACATCTCCTGGATGCGGGTCTACGCCGGCTCCAGCGCCCGCGAGATGTACGACGAGAACCTCCCCGACGACACCGTCGAGGCCATCAAGGAGTTCAACGTCGCCATCAAGGGGCCGCTGACGACCCCCGTCGGCGCCGGCTTCCGCTCGCTGAACGTCGCGCTCCGGAAGACGCTCGACCTCTACGCGAACGTCCGACCGACCTACCACCTCGACGGCGTCCCCTCCCCCGTGAAGAACCCCGGCGAGATGGACATGGTCACGTTCCGGGAGAACACCGAGGACGTCTACGCCGGCATCGAGTGGGAGGCCGGCACCGACGAGGTCCAGGAGGTCAAGGAGTTCGTCGAGGAGGACATGGGCTACGATTCGACCATCCACGACGGTCCGGTCGGCATCGGCATCAAGCCGATTACCGAGTACGGGACCAAGCGGCTGGTCCGTGAGGCCATCGACTACGCCATCGAGGAGGACCGCGACTCGGTCACGCTTGTCCACAAGGGCAACATCATGAAGTTCACCGAGGGCGCCTTCCGCGACTGGGGCTACGAGGTCGCCGAAGAGGAGTACGACGACTCGGTCATCACCGAGGACGAGCTCTGGGAGGAGTACGACGGCGAGGCCCCCGAGGGCACGCTGGTCGTCAACGACCGCATCGCGGACAACATGCTCCAGCAGCTCCTGACCCGGACCGACGAGTACGACGTCATCGCGACGATGAACCTCAACGGGGACTACATGTCCGACGCCGCCGGCGCACAGATTGGCGGTCTGGGCATCGCCCCCGGCGCGAACTTCGGCGAGGCCCGCTGTCTGGCGGAGCCGGTCCACGGCTCGGCCCCCAAGTACGCCGGCGAGAACAAGGTCAACCCGACCGCGATGATTCTCTCCGGCCGGCTGATGCTCGAATACATGGGCTGGAAGGACGCCGGTCAGCTCGTTCGCGACGCCGTCGAGGAGACCATCTCCAGCGGCAAGGTCACCTACGACCTTGAGCGACAGATCGAGGGCGGCGAGAAGCTCTCGACCTCCGAGTACGCCGAGGCCGTGGTCGAGAACATCGAGAAGCTGGCCTGA
- a CDS encoding isoaspartyl peptidase/L-asparaginase yields MHVAVHGGAGSPSEAPADRQRTLADAAATASSADTPLDAVRAAVRPLERDPAFNAGVGGAVQSDGVVRTEAGVMTDDGVTGAAAGLTGVARAADVAAVVARETPHLLVAGDPAVELAAASGIETGVELLTDGTRRRYAEADPPDHGTDAHLDWVRDRFGGTDTVGAVATDGERLAAATSTAGRWFALAGRVGDVPQRGAGFFADDRGGASATGEGEAIARFGLARRAVELLDTFGPRNAADTAIAEFEAETGGRAGVLVLDHEGRVGSERNTAVMQTARGSAD; encoded by the coding sequence ATGCACGTGGCAGTCCACGGCGGCGCCGGGAGCCCGTCCGAGGCGCCGGCCGACCGACAGCGGACACTCGCTGACGCGGCAGCGACCGCCAGCAGCGCAGACACGCCCCTCGACGCCGTCCGGGCGGCCGTCCGCCCGCTGGAGCGGGACCCCGCGTTCAACGCCGGCGTCGGCGGCGCGGTCCAGAGCGACGGCGTCGTCCGCACCGAGGCCGGCGTGATGACCGACGACGGGGTCACCGGGGCCGCGGCGGGGCTGACGGGCGTGGCCCGCGCCGCCGACGTGGCCGCCGTCGTCGCCCGCGAGACGCCCCACCTGCTGGTGGCCGGCGACCCGGCGGTCGAGCTGGCCGCCGCGAGCGGCATCGAGACGGGCGTGGAGCTGCTGACCGACGGGACGCGCCGCCGCTACGCGGAGGCCGACCCGCCCGACCACGGGACCGACGCCCACCTCGACTGGGTCCGGGACCGCTTTGGCGGCACCGACACCGTCGGCGCGGTGGCGACCGACGGCGAGCGGCTGGCGGCGGCGACCTCGACCGCCGGTCGCTGGTTCGCGCTGGCGGGCCGCGTCGGCGACGTGCCACAGCGGGGAGCCGGCTTCTTCGCCGACGACCGCGGCGGCGCCAGCGCCACCGGCGAGGGCGAGGCCATCGCCAGGTTCGGACTGGCCCGGCGAGCGGTCGAACTGCTCGACACCTTCGGTCCGCGGAACGCCGCCGACACGGCTATCGCCGAGTTCGAGGCCGAAACCGGCGGCCGGGCCGGCGTGCTCGTGTTGGACCACGAGGGCCGGGTCGGCAGCGAACGCAACACCGCCGTGATGCAGACGGCCCGCGGGTCGGCCGACTGA
- the map gene encoding type II methionyl aminopeptidase — MSDVDFDAEQYEKCREAGKILAQVRDEAAERVEVGASHLEVAEWAENEIRELGGEPAFPVNISIDEEAAHATPERDDDSTFGEEMVNLDIGVHVDGWLADTAVTVDLSGQDELADASAEALDAALEVAGPGVDVGEIGAAVEDVIEGYGFNPVVNLTGHGLGHWEQHTAPNIPNREVAQGATLSPGDVVAIEPFATDGRGKVKEGSSEEIFALEREGNIRDRTARQVLDQVTEEFKTLPFAARWLDSPRAKMALRRLTQQDMVHGYPVLKEADGKYVSQKEHTVIVTDDGVEVTTRSR, encoded by the coding sequence ATGAGTGACGTGGACTTCGACGCCGAGCAGTACGAGAAGTGTCGCGAGGCCGGGAAAATCCTCGCACAGGTGCGCGACGAGGCCGCCGAGCGCGTCGAGGTGGGCGCCTCCCACCTCGAAGTCGCCGAGTGGGCCGAAAACGAGATTCGGGAGCTGGGCGGCGAGCCCGCCTTCCCGGTCAACATCTCCATCGACGAGGAGGCCGCCCACGCCACGCCCGAACGGGACGACGACAGCACGTTCGGCGAGGAGATGGTCAACCTGGACATCGGCGTCCACGTCGACGGCTGGCTCGCCGACACCGCCGTGACGGTCGACCTCTCGGGACAGGACGAGCTGGCCGACGCCTCCGCCGAGGCGCTCGACGCCGCACTGGAGGTCGCGGGGCCGGGCGTCGACGTGGGCGAGATAGGTGCCGCGGTCGAGGACGTTATCGAGGGGTACGGGTTCAACCCCGTCGTCAACCTCACCGGCCACGGGCTGGGCCACTGGGAGCAACACACCGCGCCGAACATCCCGAACCGCGAGGTGGCCCAGGGGGCGACCCTGTCGCCGGGCGACGTGGTCGCCATCGAGCCGTTCGCGACGGACGGCCGCGGCAAGGTCAAGGAGGGGTCCAGCGAGGAGATTTTCGCGCTCGAACGCGAGGGCAACATCCGGGACCGAACCGCCCGGCAGGTGCTCGACCAGGTCACCGAGGAGTTCAAGACCCTGCCGTTTGCCGCCCGCTGGCTCGACTCCCCGCGGGCGAAGATGGCGCTGCGCCGGCTCACACAGCAGGACATGGTCCACGGCTACCCCGTGCTGAAAGAGGCAGACGGAAAGTACGTCAGCCAGAAGGAACACACCGTCATCGTGACCGACGACGGCGTGGAAGTGACGACGCGCTCGCGGTAG
- a CDS encoding HIT family protein gives MDSVFAPWRIEWVEREERNPDEDCVFCAFRDDGADRENRVVARSDRAFVLLNNYPYNPGHVMVIPHDHTGEYGDLDDETLLDHARLKQRAFDALERGLGPDAFNAGLNLGGSAAGGSIDDHLHTHVVPRWEGDTNFMPVVGDTQVIVEAVDDSYGRIHEAFAEQDGTTVPGPDAAVRVEAPPKGL, from the coding sequence ATGGACAGCGTCTTCGCGCCGTGGCGCATCGAGTGGGTCGAACGAGAGGAGCGAAACCCCGACGAGGACTGTGTCTTCTGTGCGTTCCGTGACGACGGGGCCGACCGCGAGAACCGCGTCGTCGCCCGTAGCGACCGCGCGTTCGTCCTGCTGAACAACTACCCGTACAACCCCGGCCACGTGATGGTCATCCCCCACGACCACACGGGCGAGTACGGCGACCTCGACGACGAGACGCTGCTTGACCACGCCCGGCTGAAACAGCGGGCCTTCGACGCGCTGGAGCGGGGGCTTGGGCCGGACGCGTTCAACGCCGGCCTGAACCTGGGCGGGTCCGCCGCCGGCGGGTCCATCGACGACCACCTCCACACCCACGTCGTCCCGCGCTGGGAGGGCGACACCAACTTCATGCCCGTGGTCGGGGACACGCAGGTCATCGTCGAGGCCGTCGACGACAGCTACGGCCGGATACACGAGGCGTTCGCCGAGCAGGACGGGACCACCGTCCCCGGGCCCGACGCCGCCGTCCGGGTCGAGGCGCCTCCGAAGGGGCTTTAG